In the Haloarcula salinisoli genome, CCGCCCCCCAGACGCCGGCGAAGGCGACGAAGGCCGCAAACTCCGCCGCGAGGAACCACATACTCGCGTCGAGAACGAATCCCGCTCCCAGCGCGACGACGAGCGTATCGATGCCCGGGTAGAGCAACACCTGGGCCAGCAGGACCACGAACACGACGCTCGCGAGGACGACCCGCTCTCGGCGCTCACTCACACGTACGCAGTGGGCCGGGGCGGGAAAATATATGTCGCCGTCGGGCCCCGATATCCAAGTGACTGGCGCCCGTCGGTCCCAGCGATGCCGAGCGACATCGCCGACCGCGTCGTCGAGGCGGTTCGGGACGTAGCCGACGGAGATGGCTGGTGTTCGCGCGCCCAGGTGGACTCGCTGATGGGCGCGACGACCATCGACAAGCGCGAGGTCGACCGCGCGCTGAAAATCGCCGTGGCCAACGGGCGACTGGAACAGGACGGCGACCGATACCGACCGACGGGTCAGGCGGACTGACGCAGGTCCTGATACAGTTCGCTCGACCCGTCGACCGACCGGAGGTGAAACGGGCGCTCCCGCCACCGTAGCTCCAGCGAGACGGTTCCGACGTCGAACGCCCGTTCCGGGACGTAACGGATGTGTTCGACACCGTCGATGTGATCTGCGATGGCGTAGGACCGTTCCGTGCCGAGGAAGATGCGCCGCCGCTCGATGTGGTCGTCGTACACCCGGTACTCGACGCCGGCGACGTAGATGAAGTACCAGGCGGTCACGGGGAACCAGAGAGTCACACCCCACAGCCCGACGAGCGGGAGCGACAGCGGGGGGAGCGCGACCACGGCTACGCCGGCCAGCAGGGCGGTCACCGCGCCGACGCCCAGGGCCAGATAGCCGGCCACGGTGAACACGCTCGGCCCGATGCGCCGGTCGAACCGCCCCAGCGGCTCGCCGCCCTCGACCGGACGGAGCTCGTCGTACCACCGCTCGGCGTCTGCGATATCCCGCAGTGTCATACGGTACTTGGTGTTGTGGCGCCGGATGTCGACGACGACGTCACCGCCGCCGACCTGACTGGCGAGTGTGCCGGCCGACAGCGAGACGTAGCGGACGTCCGAGCGCGGCGCGATTCGCGTCTCCCGGTTTACCAGCCCGGACGTGACCTCGATTTTCTTCTCGTAGATCCGGTACTCCACGGTGTAGTGTCGGATGACCGCCCAGAGACACGCGACGAGGACGCCGAGACCGACCAGACCGGCTGAGAGCGACACGACTGGCGCGCCCAGCGCCCACGCGACCGGTGCCACCAGCATCGCCACGATAGTGCCGGCCAGGAGCGCTCTCGACGCGCCGTTCAGTACGCCCACGATTACGCCTGGTCTCAGAACCGCCTGTGGTGCCCCCCCGTTCCCCATATCGTTCAGTATTAAAAGTACTAAATTAAAATTTTTGGCCGTGGATGCTGGCGCTGTCGGGTCTCGACAGGTGGCTCGCGACACTCTCGGCCACGGGACTTCGCCCGTGCAGTCGTCACAGCCAAGCTACAGGTGGCTCGCGTCCGTAGGCTTCGACATGCCCGACGCGATTTCCGACGCGGCTGTGGAACTGCTCACCAGCGGCGTCCACGTCGCCCACCTTGCGACCAGCTACGAGGACCGGCCCCACGTCGCGCCCGTCTGGTACACCTATCACGATGGCGCCATCGAAATCGTCACTACCGGAAAGAAACTCGACAACATCCGCCGGAACCCGCGGGTCGCGCTCTCGGTGCAGGACGCCGACGAGGGCGAGGCCAACTGGGGTGTGACGCTGCGGGGCACGGCGTCCGTCGTCGACGACGACACCGAGAACCGCGAGATACGCCGGCGTATCCACGACCGCTACGGCGCCGACGAGGACGACTGGCCCGAGAACACCGCCGTGCGAATCGCGGTCGGGTCGGCGAACCACTGGACGTACGACTAGTCGGTCGAAAAAACGAAAAACCGCGTCGGTAGGTTGGCTCTCCGGCCGAGTTTACATGTAGCCGAGGTCGCGCAGGCGCTCCATCAGGTCCTCTTTGTCCTGGGCGCGGCCGGCGCGTTCGGTCGTGTTCGCCATGTCCTGCAGCCAGGCGGGCTCGTCGGCGGACTTGTCCGTCGACACTTCGCTGCCCAGCGAGCGGAAGCCGGCGAAGTACTTCGGCGAGACCGGGACGTCCTCCTTCTCGATACCCTCGGGGAGGTCGTCCTGGCCCTGGGGCACGTAGCCTTCCTCGGGGAAGCCCTCGACGGTGTCCGGCACGACGAAGTTCCAGAAGGCCTCCCAGACGTCGGGTTCGGCGAACTGGAGAATCGGCTGGATGCGGTCGTGTGGCGGGTAGATGTCGGGGTCGTGGCGCGGCGAGAAGAACGTCTCGTCGGCGCGGGACTCCTGCTCGTCCCAGCGGATACCCGAGAGGATGCCGTCGACGTCGTGCTCCTCGATGGCGTCGTTCAGCGCGACGGTCTTCAGCAGGTGGTTGCCGACGTAGGTGTCAAGCAGGAACGGGAACGAGTCCTCCTCGTACTCGAGGATGTTCCGGACGTGGTGCTGGTTGTGTTCCGAAAGCTCGGAGATGGGGATGTCGTCGCCGGGGGTCAGGCCGTTCTCGTCGACGTAGTTACCGACGTCCTCGTTGCGGGCCCAGATGACCTCGAGGTCCCACTCCTCGGCCCAGTGCTCGACGTAGTCGATGAGCTCGTCGAAGTGCTGGTAGTGGTCGATGAAGACGACCGGCGGCACTTCGAGGTCGAAGCGGTCGGCGACTTCCTTGACGAAGTACAGCGTCAGCGTGGAGTCCTTCCCGCCGGTCCACATGACGACAGGGTTCTCGTACTGTTCGAGGCCCTGCTTCGTGACCTCGATAGCCTTCTCTATCTTGTGGTTGACGGTCGGGTACTCCTCGGGTTCCTCGCCCTCGCCGTCGGTGTAGTCGACGTCGAGATAGTCGGGGAACTCGGCTGTTTCGGACATCGTGTAATGAGATATAATTACTGGTTGTAAGAACTTTTTGGATACGCAACCGGCGTGTTGGTGAATGACACAGAGGTTCCCCGGACAGCCGGTCCTCGCTTTTTTCCTGCCGACGGCCCTGAGGTCGCTATGGGCGCTCGCCTGGCCGCAACACGGGCAATCTACCGTCGCTGGCTCCGGCTCTACGTCCCTGTGGCCGCGCTGGTGCTGGGCGTGAGCACCGTCGCCGGGTTCCTGCTCGGGAGCGCAGTTCCGGTCGAATCGCTCCCGACGACCGAGGGCGGGGGCACCGGTCCGTTCCCGGCGCTGACGACCGTCGACCTCGCCGTCAACAACCTCACGGCGCTGGTCGCGCTGTCGCTGGGGGCCGTGTCGCTGGGACTGGTCACGGTGCTGGGACTCGTCCTCAACGGACTGCTCATCGGCGTCGTCGTCGGCATCGCCGTCCAGCAGGTCGACCCGCTCGTGGTCGCCATGCTCATCCTCCCTCACGGCGTGCTGGAGATTCCGGCGCTGCTCGTCGCCTCGGCCGTGGGCTTGCGCTTTGGCCGGCTCACGGTTCGGTACATCCGCGGGCTGGAAGAGCGGCTCCTCACTCGGCGGGACCTGCGGGAGGCGGGGTGGCTCCTCCTGTGCTCGGCGCTGCTCATCGTCGTCGCCGCCTACATCGAGGCCAATCTCACGCTCGAACTGGCCGAACGCGTCGCTGGTGAGGAACTCGTCGCTGTGTAAGGAGGGCGGCCGACTGCGTGGAAGCGCGGATTACGAGATGAACTCGTTGTCCCGCCAGTTGACGCCTTCTTCCTCGTCCTCGTCGGCGGGGTCTTCGACGACGTTGATAGAAGCGGGGTGTTCTTCGCCGTCCACGATGCGGACGGCTTGCAGTTCGCCGTCGACAGCGGCGATGGCTGTCAGTGTGCCCTTCTCGGCGACTTTCGCCACCTCACAGAGCACCTCGAACATCGCGTACTGGAGCGCCGTGTTCTGGAGCACGGTCTCGCGGTCGCCCTTGAAGCAGGCGTACTCGACGAGTTCGGATTCGATCTCCTCCTCTTCCTCTTCGAGCGTGCCCCATTGGGGACCGCCGCCGGCCGAGCCGGTCGAGGCAGCGCCGGGCGGGCCCATCTCCTCGGGGTCTTCCTCGTAGACGCGGTTCTCGGTAACGCTGGCTTTCAGCTGGGCCGTCGGCGTGTACTTGCTCATGCTGTCGTCTTTCGCGACGGCACTGACGATGAGCGTGTTGTTCCGACGGGTAATGTCTACGTCAGCGATTTCGGGTGGAAGGTCCGGATCTTCGAAGAAGTCGTACGCGTCTTCCAGTGGCAGTTCGAGCGTCGAGTGGAGTCTGTATACACGGCTGGTCATGGTTGGGAGAGTGTGTCAAGTCGTCGACGGCCGTCCGCTGACGCTGGTGTCAGCGTATACTACGACCCACGTGCTTATATGACCTGCCCTTCTATTCTATCAATTGGACATAGTGTGTGAGTTACACACTCACAGAGCGAGCGCGCGACAGGTCGGTCGACGCTGCTTCAGGGACGAGTGGCGAGTGTTCGTTCTCTCCGGTCGCCTCCTCACGGCTCGATTCGCTCACCGTTCGGACGTAACGAGGCTGTTCGGTACACTCACAGCCCCGCTAGTCGTCTGCGACAGCCGCGTCGGCGTCCCCTTCGATGCTCGGCGGGTACTCCCCGCGGTCCAGTTCGAGGTCCGACGCGGGCCGAGCCATACAGGTCAGGGCGTAGTTCTCCCGCTCCTGCTCGGTAAGTCCGCGCGCGGCCGGCTGGACGACCTCGCCCGAGAGAATCTCGGCCGAACAGGCCAGACACATCCCCACGCGACAGGAGTACTCCTGGGCGATGCCCTCCTCGATGCACCGCGAGAGGATGGTCTCCTTCTCGGAGACCGTTATCTCCTCGCCGGTCCCGACGAAGGAGACGGTGTAATCGGTCATGCCTCCGGCTTTGCTGCCCCCCGTAAAAACTCTTTATCCCCTTTCCATGGCGTGACGCACGCGTAGTCGGAACGATTTTTGCACTTCGGCATGGACGAGACTGTATGACTACACACCAGTACGACGTGGCCGTCGTCGGGGCGGGAACGTCGGGCTGTTACGCCGCCGCGACACTCGCCGACGCGGGATATAGCGTCGTCGTCGTCGAGCGCAAGGACGCCGAGGAGGCGGGCCACATCGCCTGTGGAGACGCGCTGAAGGGGGCCAGCGACTTCCCCGACGCCATCCCCAAGTCCCAGATCGAGCAGGCCTTCACCAACACCAACGTCGACCACGGGCGCTTCGAGATTCCCCAGGAGGACACGGTACTGGAGATTCCGGTCCCGGGCGAACTGGCCGTCATCGACCGCTGGGAGTACGGCCGCTGTCTCATCGAGGGCGCCGACGACGCTGGCGCGCAGTTCCACTACGACACCGTCGTCCAGGACGTCCGCCAGACCGACGATGGCACCGTCACCGGCCTCGAAGCCGTCCGCAAGGGCGAGCCGGTCACCTACGACGCCGAAATCGTCATCGACGGTGCCGGCGCACTCTCTTTGCTGCAGGACAAGACCGACTTCGAGGACGCGACCTTCGACACGAACGTCCGGTACTCGCAGTTCTGTTCGGCCTATCGGGAAATCGTCGAGGTCGACGAACCCGTCGAGTGGGACGACGCCCTCGTGTTCAAGCCCACCAAGCGGTCGGCGGGGTACCTCTGGTACTTCCCGCATACGGACACGGAGATTAACGCCGGGCTCGGGTTCCAGATGAACGAGGAGCCCATGGAGCTGGTCGACGACCTCAAACGCGACCTGCGGGCCCGCAGCGAGTTCGAGGGCGCCGAGGTCACCGACAAACTCGGTGGCTCCCTGCCCACGCGCCGGCCCTACGACTCGGCGGTCGCGCCGGGCTACATGGCTGTCGGCGACGCCGCGGGCCACGTCAACCCGACGACCGGCGGCGGCATCGCCGGGGCGGCCTACGCCGGCACGTACGCCGCCGAGCAGGCTATCGACGCCATCGAGGACGACCGGACCGACGACGAGGCGGCCCTCTGGGAGTACAACGTCCGCGTGATGAACGACTTCGGCGCACGCTTCGCGGCGCTTGACGTCTACAACATCTTCATCACGGCCTACGACATCGACGACCTGATGGCGCTGCTGGCCTCGATTCCGGGCGAGAAACTCGCCGAGGCACTCTACGGCGGTTCGACCAGCTTCGGCCTCGGTCTCAAACTCAAGATGGCCGTCAAGAGCTTCGGCCACTGGGGGACGATTCGGGACCTCTACCAGACGAAGAAGGCCGCCGACCGCCTGCTTTCCCACTACGAGTCCTACCCCGAGGACCGGGACGGCTTCGAGGCCTGGCAACGGGAGCGAGACGCCATCATGGACGATATCTACGCGGTCACCGGCGCCGAGCCGAAGTACTGAGACGAACCGTCGGCGTCTCGTGGTCGAGCTGTCGGCGCTTGGCTGCAGTCGGGACCAGTCCGGTGTTTCTGTACGTGGCCCTACCCTCGTCCGGGACTGCTGGTTCGGTTGCGCCGGCCGAAGTGGCACGGCAGCCCATTCCGGTGGTGGGCGCCTTCCGAGGCGGTCGCGCCCACCGGACGATACATTCGATATCGCAGCTTCCGAAAGAAAGATAAGGTCACTTTTGCCACACGTTGTATGGGTGACGAGGGACAGATACCAGTGAGCCGCCGCCAGGTGGTGCAGGGTATTGGGGCAGCGGGGCTGCTCTCGGGACTCGGTTCGACGGCGACCGGGAGCCAGGCCACGAGCGGGGGCGGGTCGGCGTCGTGGTCGCAGTACGCTGCCGACGCCGCCAACACCGGCTACGTTCCCGGTGTCACGGGACCGACCGACAACACCGAACAGTGGCGGTTCCCCGAGTTACCGGGGTTCCGGTCGCCGCCTGCGGGTGCCGATGGGACCGTTTACGTCGGTACCGGCCGGGGAGTTCTCGCGCTTTCGGCGACTGATGGGTCGGTGGACTGGGAGTTCGATACGGCGGCCGCAGTCACTGAAGCCCCGACAGTGGCGTCTGGGACCGTCTATGTCACCTGCTCCGATAGCCAGGTGTACGCGCTGGACGCGGCCGACGGCAGCGAACAGTGGGCGACGGACACTGCTCATCCCGAGGGAACGACGCCGACTGTCGCCGGGGGCACCGTCTACGTCGCTAGCGGGGACGAAAACGTGTACGCACTGGACCAGGCCGATGGGAGCGTCCAGTGGGCCTTCGAAACCGACGAGCAGGTGTTCGACAGCCCAGCCGTCGTCGACGGGACAGTCGCTGTCAAGACGAAAGCGGAGACTGTATACGGCCTGCACGTAAGCGACGGGACCGTTCGATGGACTTTCGAGCGGGAGTCTCTGAGTGATCTCGTATCGGCACCGTCCGACGGAACCGTCTACGTCGCGAGCGGAGACGACATCCTGTACGCGCTGGACGCGGCCGACGGCACCGAGCGGTGGACCCGGAGGAACCGAGGTGGGTCACCGTATCCGGAAACGGTGGCTGATGGGACGCTCTACACCAGTATGGCCGACAGCCTGTACGCGCTAGACGCGGCCGATGGCAACGAGCAATGGGTCGACGAGACGGTCGAGACGCTCGGCAGTGTGGCCGTGGCCGATGGAACCCTCTACGTGGTGACATACGACGAAGTTCTGTACGCGCTGGATCTGGCAGACGGGACGCAGCTGTGGACCGTCAGTCTGCCGGCGGAGTTCGACGGCGGGCTAGCTGCGTTCGATGGCCGCGTCTACGTCACGCGCTCGCTGGATAGCCTGGTCGCTATCGACGCGTCATCCGGTACCGAACAGTGGGACATCGAGACCGAGGCGGACGAATACTCGTCACCAGTGGTGGCTGATGGAACCGTCTACGTCGGCGGCTCCGAGACCGTTCGCGCCTTGGACGCGACCGACGGTACCGAGCAGTGGAGTGCAGAGACACCGGGTACCGTAGCCGGACCAGTGGCAGTCGCTGACGGAACTGTCTACGCGGTGACCGAAGTGGGAACCGTATACGCGCTCGACGCGACGGACGGCACCGAGCAATGGGCCGTTCAGCTCGCCGAAACCGATA is a window encoding:
- a CDS encoding pyridoxamine 5'-phosphate oxidase family protein — encoded protein: MPDAISDAAVELLTSGVHVAHLATSYEDRPHVAPVWYTYHDGAIEIVTTGKKLDNIRRNPRVALSVQDADEGEANWGVTLRGTASVVDDDTENREIRRRIHDRYGADEDDWPENTAVRIAVGSANHWTYD
- a CDS encoding PH domain-containing protein, which translates into the protein MGNGGAPQAVLRPGVIVGVLNGASRALLAGTIVAMLVAPVAWALGAPVVSLSAGLVGLGVLVACLWAVIRHYTVEYRIYEKKIEVTSGLVNRETRIAPRSDVRYVSLSAGTLASQVGGGDVVVDIRRHNTKYRMTLRDIADAERWYDELRPVEGGEPLGRFDRRIGPSVFTVAGYLALGVGAVTALLAGVAVVALPPLSLPLVGLWGVTLWFPVTAWYFIYVAGVEYRVYDDHIERRRIFLGTERSYAIADHIDGVEHIRYVPERAFDVGTVSLELRWRERPFHLRSVDGSSELYQDLRQSA
- a CDS encoding stage II sporulation protein M → MGARLAATRAIYRRWLRLYVPVAALVLGVSTVAGFLLGSAVPVESLPTTEGGGTGPFPALTTVDLAVNNLTALVALSLGAVSLGLVTVLGLVLNGLLIGVVVGIAVQQVDPLVVAMLILPHGVLEIPALLVASAVGLRFGRLTVRYIRGLEERLLTRRDLREAGWLLLCSALLIVVAAYIEANLTLELAERVAGEELVAV
- a CDS encoding phosphoadenosine phosphosulfate reductase family protein, giving the protein MSETAEFPDYLDVDYTDGEGEEPEEYPTVNHKIEKAIEVTKQGLEQYENPVVMWTGGKDSTLTLYFVKEVADRFDLEVPPVVFIDHYQHFDELIDYVEHWAEEWDLEVIWARNEDVGNYVDENGLTPGDDIPISELSEHNQHHVRNILEYEEDSFPFLLDTYVGNHLLKTVALNDAIEEHDVDGILSGIRWDEQESRADETFFSPRHDPDIYPPHDRIQPILQFAEPDVWEAFWNFVVPDTVEGFPEEGYVPQGQDDLPEGIEKEDVPVSPKYFAGFRSLGSEVSTDKSADEPAWLQDMANTTERAGRAQDKEDLMERLRDLGYM
- a CDS encoding DUF7110 family protein; this encodes MTSRVYRLHSTLELPLEDAYDFFEDPDLPPEIADVDITRRNNTLIVSAVAKDDSMSKYTPTAQLKASVTENRVYEEDPEEMGPPGAASTGSAGGGPQWGTLEEEEEEIESELVEYACFKGDRETVLQNTALQYAMFEVLCEVAKVAEKGTLTAIAAVDGELQAVRIVDGEEHPASINVVEDPADEDEEEGVNWRDNEFIS
- a CDS encoding geranylgeranyl reductase family protein, translated to MTTHQYDVAVVGAGTSGCYAAATLADAGYSVVVVERKDAEEAGHIACGDALKGASDFPDAIPKSQIEQAFTNTNVDHGRFEIPQEDTVLEIPVPGELAVIDRWEYGRCLIEGADDAGAQFHYDTVVQDVRQTDDGTVTGLEAVRKGEPVTYDAEIVIDGAGALSLLQDKTDFEDATFDTNVRYSQFCSAYREIVEVDEPVEWDDALVFKPTKRSAGYLWYFPHTDTEINAGLGFQMNEEPMELVDDLKRDLRARSEFEGAEVTDKLGGSLPTRRPYDSAVAPGYMAVGDAAGHVNPTTGGGIAGAAYAGTYAAEQAIDAIEDDRTDDEAALWEYNVRVMNDFGARFAALDVYNIFITAYDIDDLMALLASIPGEKLAEALYGGSTSFGLGLKLKMAVKSFGHWGTIRDLYQTKKAADRLLSHYESYPEDRDGFEAWQRERDAIMDDIYAVTGAEPKY
- a CDS encoding PQQ-binding-like beta-propeller repeat protein, whose amino-acid sequence is MGDEGQIPVSRRQVVQGIGAAGLLSGLGSTATGSQATSGGGSASWSQYAADAANTGYVPGVTGPTDNTEQWRFPELPGFRSPPAGADGTVYVGTGRGVLALSATDGSVDWEFDTAAAVTEAPTVASGTVYVTCSDSQVYALDAADGSEQWATDTAHPEGTTPTVAGGTVYVASGDENVYALDQADGSVQWAFETDEQVFDSPAVVDGTVAVKTKAETVYGLHVSDGTVRWTFERESLSDLVSAPSDGTVYVASGDDILYALDAADGTERWTRRNRGGSPYPETVADGTLYTSMADSLYALDAADGNEQWVDETVETLGSVAVADGTLYVVTYDEVLYALDLADGTQLWTVSLPAEFDGGLAAFDGRVYVTRSLDSLVAIDASSGTEQWDIETEADEYSSPVVADGTVYVGGSETVRALDATDGTEQWSAETPGTVAGPVAVADGTVYAVTEVGTVYALDATDGTEQWAVQLAETDIPPTVADGTVYVCCWDKQLYALGGDDGSQQWAVSTSRSARGPPAVADGTVYVRDNNSRVYAIDATDGTQQWVEWGPLEFYSALTVANGLVYVGSYEGGIYALDPADGSDVWEQPDTGDISGSPTVVGCSVYISRESGARDSFLALDAATGEQQWTETAEGNLGSLSVAANALYTSSGGDIHADDLTDGTRLWTFETGDYVSGSVAVGQGTVYASSDDGLVYAIGEGSEATTTPTGETAGGSCGSLGRATGATSPTPDRAVTVGAGPGFGVLTGGLGALGYALYRSVTADDD
- a CDS encoding 2Fe-2S iron-sulfur cluster-binding protein — translated: MTDYTVSFVGTGEEITVSEKETILSRCIEEGIAQEYSCRVGMCLACSAEILSGEVVQPAARGLTEQERENYALTCMARPASDLELDRGEYPPSIEGDADAAVADD